In a single window of the Olivibacter sp. SDN3 genome:
- a CDS encoding alkaline phosphatase family protein yields the protein MSWRIYQDPNDNWTGAMHGCLAFESFRNAKPGSPIYENGMRHWSLEDLANDVKNNTLPQVSWILPSQSNSEHPGAPSSPYRASNFTHEVLSAITSNPEVWSKTAFFLTFDENDGLFDHLPAPAVPSYNLNNTLAGKSTLDIAGMYFDNDKDNLEDTVTDRVYIDKRDTISGKLRPWGMGPRVPMYILSPWSKGGWVDSAVADHTSVGQFIEKRFGVIIPAISPWHRAVSSDLTSAFDFITPNDPKPPAMPDTSGFEQIDKASKELPKATAPAQPSKLYQEKGTRLSRALPYRLHCTLKYLKGDNQVQLIFENKGNKGAVYHVYNMKQLDMIPRRYTVEAAKSLKDEWDLIETDGTYDLEVYGPNGYFHKFTGNIWNVEPEIQLQYDHSNGSITFLLGNNSSEPLNLEIKANAYEYPKLDAISLTPGKKLSIPIGLEKSSNWYDFTVKSEGGFLHRFAGRVETGRPGISDPAMAAEIQESTVS from the coding sequence ATCAGCTGGCGTATTTATCAGGATCCAAATGACAATTGGACCGGAGCCATGCACGGCTGCTTGGCATTTGAAAGCTTTCGGAATGCCAAACCAGGTTCCCCGATTTATGAAAATGGCATGCGACACTGGTCTCTTGAAGACTTGGCCAACGATGTAAAGAACAATACGTTACCCCAGGTGAGTTGGATTCTGCCATCACAGAGCAATTCAGAACATCCGGGAGCACCTTCAAGTCCATATCGGGCATCTAATTTCACACACGAAGTATTGTCTGCTATTACATCAAATCCGGAAGTATGGAGCAAGACAGCGTTCTTTCTGACATTTGATGAAAATGACGGTCTTTTCGATCATTTGCCTGCTCCAGCCGTACCTTCTTACAACCTCAACAATACGCTGGCAGGCAAGTCGACCCTGGATATTGCTGGTATGTATTTTGACAATGACAAGGACAACCTTGAGGATACTGTAACCGATCGGGTCTACATTGATAAAAGAGATACTATCTCCGGTAAATTACGCCCTTGGGGCATGGGACCGCGTGTGCCCATGTATATCCTTTCCCCTTGGAGCAAGGGCGGATGGGTGGATTCAGCTGTGGCAGACCATACATCGGTTGGCCAATTTATAGAAAAACGGTTCGGTGTAATCATCCCTGCTATTTCGCCTTGGCACCGAGCTGTCAGCAGTGATCTTACCTCGGCGTTTGATTTTATCACACCCAACGATCCAAAGCCACCAGCTATGCCTGATACGTCTGGATTTGAGCAAATAGATAAGGCGTCAAAAGAATTACCTAAAGCTACAGCCCCTGCACAGCCATCCAAATTATATCAGGAAAAAGGAACACGTTTGTCAAGGGCGCTCCCCTACCGTTTGCACTGTACGTTGAAATACCTTAAAGGCGATAACCAGGTTCAACTTATTTTCGAGAATAAAGGTAATAAAGGTGCCGTATACCATGTTTACAATATGAAACAACTGGATATGATACCGCGACGGTATACGGTGGAGGCTGCGAAATCGCTGAAAGATGAATGGGACCTAATTGAAACGGACGGTACTTATGATCTTGAAGTCTATGGTCCTAATGGCTACTTCCACAAATTCACCGGCAATATCTGGAACGTTGAACCTGAAATCCAATTACAATATGATCATAGTAATGGAAGTATTACTTTTCTACTAGGGAATAATTCATCGGAGCCCCTAAATCTGGAAATTAAAGCTAACGCATACGAATACCCGAAACTGGACGCTATATCCTTGACTCCAGGAAAAAAACTAAGCATACCTATAGGTCTGGAGAAGAGCAGTAATTGGTATGATTTTACAGTCAAGTC